The genomic interval CGAACGAGAAGAACTCGGCCACCTCGGCGATCTGGTCGGCCACCAGCGCCGCACGGGGCACTTCGATCATCGTGCCGACCAGGTAATCGACGCGGTCGCCTTTCTCCTGGAAGACCTTTTCGGCCGTCTCTTCGATCACCCGACGCTGATGCTCGATCTCCTCGCGGGTGCCCACCAGCGGCACCATGATCTCCGGATGCACCTCGACGCCTTCCTGCTTCAACTCGACGGCCGCCTCCAGGATGGCCCGCGTCTGCATCTCGGTAATCTCCGGATAGGTGATGCCCAGGCGGCAGCCGCGATGGCCGAGCATCGGGTTGAATTCTTTCAGCGCTTCGACCTTGGCTCGGACGGTTTCGACCGGGATGTTCAGGGCACGGGCCAGCTCTTCCTGCTCCTTCTCGTCGTGCGGCAGGAACTCGTGCAACGGCGGGTCCAGCAACCGGATCGTGACCGGCTTGCCGGCCATTTCGCGGAAGATGCCCCGGAAGTCCTCCTTCTGGTAGGGCAGGAGCTTGGCCAGCGCCGCCTTCCGCTCCTCGAGCGTCGAGGCCAGGATCATCTCCCGCATGGCCAGGATCCGGTCGCCCTCGAAGAACATGTGCTCGGTGCGGCACAGCCCGATGCCCTCGGCGCCGAACTCCACGGCCTTGCGGGCGTCCTGCGGCGTGTCGGCGTTCGTGCGGACGCCCAGCGTCCGGAATTCATCGACCCACTCCATGAAGCGGGCAAAGTCGCCCGAAAGCGAGGGCTCGACCAGCTCCTCCTTACCGAGAATGACCTCACCCGTCGAGCCGTTGATCGAGATCCAGTCGCCCTCCTTGACGACCACGTCGCCCGCGCGGAAGGTCTTTGTCTTGTAGTCGATCACGATGTCGCCGCAGCCGGCCACGCAGGGCTTGCCCCAGCCACGGGCCACGACGGCCGCGTGCGAGGTCATGCCGCCGCGCGAGGTCAGGATGCCCTCGGCCGCGTGCATACCGCCCACGTCCTCGGGGCTGGTCTCCACGCGCACCAGGATCACGCGCTTGCCCTGCGCCTTCCAGGCCTCGGCATCCTCGGCCGTGAAGACCACCTGGCCGACGGCCGCACCCGGCGAGGCCGGCAGGCCACGTCCAATCACGCGGTCCTTGTAGGCCGTCTCGTCCTTGAAGCGCGGATGCAGGAGCTGGTCCAGGTGCGCCGGCTCGACCAGATCGCGCACGGCCGTCTTCTTGTCCACCAGCCCTTCGTCGACCATATCCACGGCGATCTTGACGGCCGCCACGCCCGTCCGCTTCCCGTTGCGGGTCTGCAGGATGAAGAGCTTGCCTTCCTGAACGGTGAACTCGATATCCTGCATGTTCTTGTAGTGCCGCTCGAGCAGTTCGGCCAGGCGTAGCAGCTCCTCGTACACCTCCGGCATGATCTGCTTGAGCTCGGAGATGCTCTTAGGCGTGCGGATGCCGGCCACCACGTCTTCGCCCTGGGCGTTGATCAGGAACTCGCCGTAGAGTTCTTTTTCGCCGGTGGCCGGGTTGCGCGTGAAGCACACGCCCGTGCCGCTGCGCTCGCCCATGTTGCCGAAGACCATCGCCTGCACGTTGACAGCCGTGCCGAGCAGCCCGCGAATCTTGTGAATCTGGCGATATTTGACGGCCCGCTCGCTGTTCCACGACTTGAACACCGCGTTGATGGCCTTGTAGAGCTGCTCGTAGGGGTCTTCGGGGAAGAGCGAGCCGGTGTGCTGGCGATAGACCTCTTTGTAGCGGCGCACCAGCTCCTTCAGCGCTTCCGCATCGAGTTCGGTGTCTTCTTTGACGCCTTTTTCCTTCTTGAGCGCATCGAGCACCTCCTCGAAGTAGTCGTGCTTGACGCCCATCACCACGTCGCCGAACATGTCGATGAAGCGGCGATAGGCGTCGTAGGCGAAGCGCTCGTTGTTGGTGCGCCGGGCCAGCCCTTCGACGACCTGGTCGTTGATGCCCAGGTTCAGCACCGTGTCCATCATACCGGGCATCGAAATAGCCGCACCACTACGCACCGAGACCAGTAGCGGGTTTTCCGGGTCGCCGAAGCGCGCGCCCATGAGCTGTTCGATGTGCCGGATGCCCTCGCGCACCTGCTCCTCGAGGCCTTCCGGCCACCTGTCACCGTGCTCGTGGTAGTAGGCGCAGGCTTCCGTGGTGATCGTGAAGCCCGGTGGTACCGGCAGGCCGATCGCGCTCATTTCGGCCAGGTTGGCCCCTTTGCCACCCAGCAGATCGCGCATGTCCTTGTTGCCTTCGGCCTGTCCGCCGCCGAAGCGGTACACGTACTTTTTCGCATTCATGGGACCCCCTTGGAAAGCGTTTTCGTGAAACAGATATTGAAAAGAACCCGATGCCTTCCGGCAACTTTTTTTCATAAGATAGACTTCTATCGCCCGTTGTCAACCGGGCCGTGCAAAATGGACAGGTTTGTCAACAATCGAGGCATAAGCTGTTAAAATTTTGTTTTTACTTTACGAACAGGAGTCTTTGCTCCTGAAAAGAATGGGTGAAGCGTAATTTTTAAAACGATTAAATTCCTGCAAACAAACGGAAAAGCCATGCAAGGAGTTGAAAAACTACCACAGGTTTTTGGCGAGCCGGCGCGGCCGCGCACGGAGGTGCGCATGAACACGGTGGGGCTGCCCCGGCCGGTGGTCGAGCAGTTGCTCCCGCATCTGGACGCCTTCCAGGCTTCGCTCTGGGTGCTCTATCACCAGTATCACAAGCATCACTGGTTGGTCGAAGGGGAAACCTACACGGAGCTGCACCGCTTCTTCCAGGAGTGCTACGAACAGGTGCACGAGAGCCTGGATCGCATTGCCGAGCGGATCACGTTGCTGGGCGGCGTGCCCACCTGTCATCCGGAGGAGCTGATCAAGCGGTCGTTTCTGACGCACGAGCCGGAAGGCGTCTATGCGGTGGAGGCCATGTTGCAGCACGACCTGCGGGCCGAACGCGAGCTGTGCATTCAGCTCCGGGGTAGCATTGCGCTGGCGCTGGAATTGAACGAACACGGCACGCGTCGCCTGCTGGAAGACGTGCTGCAGGCGGCTGAGGCGCGGGCCACACAGCTGGCGCACTTCCTGGGAGATCACGCCGCAACCGAGTAAGCCGCATGAGTCATCATCAGGACCTTGTAGCCGACGCACAGGCCATCTTCCGGGCGGCCGTGCGCGGCGCACAGGCCGACGTTTTGCTGACCCAGACGCCCTGGACCACCTGGGCGCCTCGGCCGCTGGACCAGTACCGGCGCGTGGTGGTGATCGGGATGGGCAAGGCGGCTATGGCCATGGCCGGTATGGTGGAGCAGCAACTGGGCGAGCGGATCGCCGAAGGCGCGGTGGTGGTCCCGCACGGCCACACGCAGACGCCTCCGCCGCACTGTCCACCTCCTCGACGAATCGAAGTGCTGGAGGCCGGGCATCCCGTGCCGGACGAACACAGCGTGCAGGCAGCTCGGCGCATCCTGGCGCTGGCCGAAGATTGTGCGGAGGACGATCTGCTGCTGGTGCTCATCTCCGGCGGCGGTTCGTCGCTGTGTGCGGACTTCGAGCCGCCGGTAACGCTGGCCGACGCGCAGCAGACCTTCCGGCTCCTGCTCGAAAGCGGCGCCGACATCCATCAGATCAATACGGTGCGGAAGCACCTGTCGCGCATCGGCGGTGGGCGTCTGGCCCGGGCGGCCGCCCCGGCCGACGTGCTGGCGCTGGTCATCTCCGACGTGGTGGGCGACGATCTGTCGGTCATCGCCAGCGGGCCGACCGTGCCGGACCCCACCACGTTTGCCGAGGCCATCGCCGTGCTGCGGCGCTACGGCCTCTGGCATCGCGTGCCCGGGTCGGTGCGTGTGCGTCTGGAGGCAGGCGTTACCGATCCGTCGCTCGAGACGCCCAAGCCGGCCGATCCGCGTTTTGCCCGGGTCGTGACGCGGCTGATCGGCACGAACCGACGGGCACTCGAGGCGGCCGCCGACGAAGCCCGCCAGCGCGGCTACTCGGTGCGCATCGTCACGGATCGGCTGACTGGCGAGGCGCGCGAAGTGGCGCCCCGCCTGGTGACGGCCCTGCGCAACGTGCGCGACGATCGGCCGGTGTGCCTGCTCTGGGGCGGTGAAACCACCGTCACGGTGCGGGGCAGCGGTCGGGGCGGACGCAACCAGGAGCTGGCGCTGGCCGCCACGCTCGCCATGGAGGGCTGGGACGCGGAGGCCGTGCTGCTCAGCGGCGGGACCGACGGCCGCGACGGCCCCACCGATGCCGCCGGCGCCTGGGCCACACCCGACACCGCGCCCCGGGCGCGCGCCTGCGGCATGGACCCCCGGACTTACCTCGACAACAACGACGCCTACACTTTTTTCGAGGCGCTCGATCAACTGCTGTTTACCGGCCCCACGCATACGAACGTGATGGACGTGCAGGTGGGACTGCGGCGGTAAACTGAAGGCTCGCGCTCAAGGAACGACGGAGGTGGCCCGACGGCGGGCGAGCAGATCGTCGGGAGCCAGGATGTGCACCTCGGGGATGCCGCGGTCCAGTGCCTGAAACGCCACCTCCAGTTTGACGCGCATGCCGCCGCCGATCCATCCGTCGCGCAATCCGGCCTCGAAGGTGGCCCGGTCGCAGTAGAGCAGAAGACTGGAGGGGTCGTCCGGGTTGCGGCGTACGCCACCGGTTTCGGTCACGAGCAGGAACGCGCGGGCCTGGAGCGCCTCGGCCAGCGCGCAGGCCACCGTATCGGCGTTCACGTTGTAGAGCTGGCCTTCGTCGTCGATGCCGAGCGGCGCCACCACGGGCACGTAGCCACCTTCCAGCAGGTGCTGCAGCAGGGCCGGCTCGACGCGCGCCACGTCGCCGACGAAGCCGAAGTCCACCGTTTTGCCTTCGATCGTCCAGGGCGGGCGGCGACGCACGCGCAGCGTGCCGCC from Rhodothermus marinus carries:
- the ppdK gene encoding pyruvate, phosphate dikinase, producing the protein MNAKKYVYRFGGGQAEGNKDMRDLLGGKGANLAEMSAIGLPVPPGFTITTEACAYYHEHGDRWPEGLEEQVREGIRHIEQLMGARFGDPENPLLVSVRSGAAISMPGMMDTVLNLGINDQVVEGLARRTNNERFAYDAYRRFIDMFGDVVMGVKHDYFEEVLDALKKEKGVKEDTELDAEALKELVRRYKEVYRQHTGSLFPEDPYEQLYKAINAVFKSWNSERAVKYRQIHKIRGLLGTAVNVQAMVFGNMGERSGTGVCFTRNPATGEKELYGEFLINAQGEDVVAGIRTPKSISELKQIMPEVYEELLRLAELLERHYKNMQDIEFTVQEGKLFILQTRNGKRTGVAAVKIAVDMVDEGLVDKKTAVRDLVEPAHLDQLLHPRFKDETAYKDRVIGRGLPASPGAAVGQVVFTAEDAEAWKAQGKRVILVRVETSPEDVGGMHAAEGILTSRGGMTSHAAVVARGWGKPCVAGCGDIVIDYKTKTFRAGDVVVKEGDWISINGSTGEVILGKEELVEPSLSGDFARFMEWVDEFRTLGVRTNADTPQDARKAVEFGAEGIGLCRTEHMFFEGDRILAMREMILASTLEERKAALAKLLPYQKEDFRGIFREMAGKPVTIRLLDPPLHEFLPHDEKEQEELARALNIPVETVRAKVEALKEFNPMLGHRGCRLGITYPEITEMQTRAILEAAVELKQEGVEVHPEIMVPLVGTREEIEHQRRVIEETAEKVFQEKGDRVDYLVGTMIEVPRAALVADQIAEVAEFFSFGTNDLTQLTFGYSRDDAGKFLPYYIENKILKDDPFQTLDQEGVGQLVRMGTERGRATRPSLKVGICGEHGGDPASVAFCYEVGLDYVSCSPFRVPIARLAAAQAHLRAEARKEKEVAEAEAAS
- a CDS encoding Dps family protein — translated: MQGVEKLPQVFGEPARPRTEVRMNTVGLPRPVVEQLLPHLDAFQASLWVLYHQYHKHHWLVEGETYTELHRFFQECYEQVHESLDRIAERITLLGGVPTCHPEELIKRSFLTHEPEGVYAVEAMLQHDLRAERELCIQLRGSIALALELNEHGTRRLLEDVLQAAEARATQLAHFLGDHAATE
- a CDS encoding glycerate kinase type-2 family protein, which gives rise to MSHHQDLVADAQAIFRAAVRGAQADVLLTQTPWTTWAPRPLDQYRRVVVIGMGKAAMAMAGMVEQQLGERIAEGAVVVPHGHTQTPPPHCPPPRRIEVLEAGHPVPDEHSVQAARRILALAEDCAEDDLLLVLISGGGSSLCADFEPPVTLADAQQTFRLLLESGADIHQINTVRKHLSRIGGGRLARAAAPADVLALVISDVVGDDLSVIASGPTVPDPTTFAEAIAVLRRYGLWHRVPGSVRVRLEAGVTDPSLETPKPADPRFARVVTRLIGTNRRALEAAADEARQRGYSVRIVTDRLTGEAREVAPRLVTALRNVRDDRPVCLLWGGETTVTVRGSGRGGRNQELALAATLAMEGWDAEAVLLSGGTDGRDGPTDAAGAWATPDTAPRARACGMDPRTYLDNNDAYTFFEALDQLLFTGPTHTNVMDVQVGLRR
- the argB gene encoding acetylglutamate kinase, whose translation is MSTRPIVVKIGGALLEAPEALDAFWKGVAGLRREAPVVVVHGGGPQATALARRLGHQPRIVQGRRVTTELDLQILQWALRGELNLRLVAAALQHGLPAVGLAAADGGTLRVRRRPPWTIEGKTVDFGFVGDVARVEPALLQHLLEGGYVPVVAPLGIDDEGQLYNVNADTVACALAEALQARAFLLVTETGGVRRNPDDPSSLLLYCDRATFEAGLRDGWIGGGMRVKLEVAFQALDRGIPEVHILAPDDLLARRRATSVVP